A window of Watersipora subatra chromosome 10, tzWatSuba1.1, whole genome shotgun sequence genomic DNA:
tttgagccgttttggaaagagaatccaaactacggcagtcttgtgtggctgcgattaactgttcgttttttagcttttaaaagcttgtaatcacattcccacatatttggcacctacaacacaacagagtaagacatggggaatcttttgatattaaataactgtaatgcgaattttgttgcaagtcaacttttaagaaTAGTGGTGCCTTGACTTTGTCTTcacctgtggtgattgaggtttgcaaccacagtgagaaagcgatgagagtgttgcttagtagtgctggattggtgacaAACTTTTCCAGGCTAGCACTGATTGCCACCATAGAGAGGTTGTTGagattcaacatcatgctattgtttaagtgtaatcatcatactagtagcctagctcgtgagatagcaaagagatatatttcgattagggcACACTATGAAGCTAAAAATAGAGCTGATTCTacttccctgatcagatcaaaacttcacaggctcatcatatttagtcatgtttagttcagcatgatattggTCTTTTACCTAGCCATGGTCTGGCTCTTCGGGTGGGTGAGCTATTttccccctctcctttcccccttctctcttttcccctttcCCCTTCTCCCTTCCCACTTCTTCTTAAGAAAAGCTGGAAGGGGAAAAGAGTGAAGGGGGATAGGAGAGCggggcaaataaagccctgatggctcatgatttgtgttcaacatttcataacttttatagttttaatctatggtggttatcagatattatcacagaatcgcttgtttactggattatgtatccaagaaggtttttatgggaaaataaatgttattttgtcaccttctcctcattagctccattgttaacaacagtgcagtctaGGGTTGCATGATAGCTCGATAGTTGATTGCGATAGTCGATAGTTGTCTTTCTCGATATAAAtatgttgcctatttttagcctatcgAAACATCCGAAACTAATATATCGTTATCGAAtaatcaaaaataatataacctGAAAGGTAtcaccctcggatagctcgaacacatggttaactcaaacggatttgtctGGTCCGTTCCcccgcaatgataaattgctttacataactcgacctcaacttggttaactcgaacagttttttgcccaacggctactgcgacggttgttatcgctttagaatatcactttattccaagccatagagataaacctcaaattttagtagttcttagacgtcgttattaccatcatcggcaaaatattttcgttgaCAACTTTTctgaaggtttgcaaaaatcaaattttgacaaacatccgcttagcgatggccctccgaAAGCTAGAAAAAGTGagctaaccttcgaataaacttaatgaaaaatcggcaaacttgatcttggttaaaacgctcaaaagaaaaatatgtcttttcttctgagcatttcaacagcaatcaagttttgccaattttaatctaaaaacgtcctggcaatcacatcacctaaaacaacaaaccaatctcaagtgatagaaaagtctctatactttctaatgaatttttattaaactttacactagaagctttttaatttgcaacaagccatctatgcgtttgatttatatatagtttggatatgtacatttatctactaataaatatatggacttgtgacagtgctctgataacttgaacgctctgataacgcGAACACCGTTTCCTATCCCTTCCCACAATCCTAGATCTTTTCAGGCACAATAatacgatagttttaccagcttcCAAGTCACTGGATAACTATTggtgaactctgtctgctcattgataattcgatactattgctatcggtgggacaactccaacgatagtcgataacaccttttcaaacaacaaatgtCATCCCtagtgcagtcaagcattaggtacaattcaatgacgtaacgtcatgctatttaagtctgacaggctttttccctattagccaatctaggtttatatatctatggttaaatacaaatatattttctgtccgaagactttttattacccaggcaacaccAGGCATTCCTCTAATAGATTTACATACCACAATTGGTTTAATGCTATACGTGTATATTTTTACTTGAAATAGTTTTCATTGTTGCAATCTTgtaccaattattgtaaatacGATGTACATTAGACGGCCTTGCAAACATCAGACAAGTCGGCAATTGTACTCACCCAGAGGCGTAGCAAGCGTTCCAACATCCTGACATGAACCCTTTGGCAGCTATCTTCTCTTCGTCACTTGATAGATTTAGCCGTCTGTATAAAAAATAAGAGTATGGGTTACAATTTACTATGTCTTCAAATCTTCCAATGTACTAAAGCCTTAGCTTTAATAAATTTGAGCCTTAGCTCAAATAAATTGTTTAACATAAAGcgttttaaaaccttttctgTTAACAAAATggatattactattattatttataatacacGCATAACCGGTCCTTCCAGCTTCTGTGTATTATCTAAGAAATGGAACAGCTATTTGCCTGGTCATCTAATTGTAGCTAGTAAGACATTTTTAGAATCAAATATCTTAATAGACAATCAAGCAGCTATCCGCATGACCTGTCCTCATTGATTGTCCTCATGGATTGTCCACATAGACTACTCACATGACCTGTCCACATGAACTGTCCTCATTGATTTTCATATGGACTACTCACATGACCTGTCCACATGAACTGTCCTCATGGATTGTACACATGGACTACCCGCATGGACTACCACATGAACTGCCCACAAGAACCGTCCAAATGAACTCTCTTCATAGATTGTCAACAGCGACTGAAAAGATAGACATAGATTGTCCACATTGACTGTCTACATTGGCTGTCTACATTGACTGTCCACACAGACTGTTTATGTGGACTGTCACGTGGTTGAAAGCGAAAAAGGATCCAAAACAGTATCGTCAGAGAATACTAGTAAAACCAcatgctagtaataatagtTGCTCATCCCCAGACCACAACAGCTAGGTATGCTATTGCCAGTGAACATTATTTAGGTGATGGTATTTCTCATGTACACcaagaaagttttaaaaatgaattatgTTGACTATACGCAGTTTATACTACCGGTGCTCCATCTTGATTGGATAATTTGTTACTTTAGGATTTTTTTCTTTCTTTGTTCCCCTTTGAATATCTTTAGTTGCGCCTATTAAAATACTGTACACACTCACTAGCAAGATTGAGTCAATTAGTCATGTGGCTAGCCCTTGATATGACTGTAGACAGTGTTAAAATATCTATGCttctctttttatatttatatctattctGTGGATCTAAAAACACTGGCCAGTTATCTGGCGCAAGAAAAAAGTGTGATACTGGAATGAGTTTCTAAGGCTAGGTTTATTCCTAAGTATTGCACATAAAGTTTTTCTTACTTTATATTAAATGTCATCTCTTGTGGAGGGACAAATATCCAACTGTTTGCAAGTCCAGACACTGTGAGACACACCAGGAGCAACCATAacctgtaataatcaaattCCTGCCGTATTTGATGAACTTAATAGAAACTTGTGTATGAAAATATGTGGTAAGCATATAATTGGGTTTTCATAGGAACATCAGGAATTTATTCAAATTACCACCACAAGTTATTGATGAGGAAAAAAAGCGGGTTGTTgaagagaaaaacaaaaagatgaAGTACGAATAGGTAGGAAACCTGAATACAGCAAGTATTATAGGTGTGACGGAGGATAGGTTGGCTGTCTCGGTTTGTCTGTCTAGCAAGGAGATGCTGAGGCAGAGGTGTTTGCGATGAGTTTCCTGCTGCCTTCAGTTCATTCATTAAGTTTTTATGCAGCAATAGTGTAGTGACATCTGGGTGCGTTAGCGACGAAGCGGTACGCTGGGTCAACAATCAGGTCTGTTTCCATAGGGCACCATTGTAGAGTGATTGGTTGTGCGACGCGCCAAGTAAAAACACAGAGATTTGAGGGTTTCAACAACAAAATCTGgatatgaagcaagagaaaaGCACAACCTATGCGCATGCACGAGTGTGAGGCCATTGGTCACTGAGCATGCACGAGTGTGAGGCCATTGGTCACTGAGGGTCTTTTGCTTCCAAATAGTGATATCGAATCACAACAGAACGAGAGCAAAGCGCTGCTTTCATGATAGCATTGCAGCACCCTGTTGAGGTAGGCCGGTACGCTATGGCTGTATAGAAACTGGCCTGTAATTGGTCTAGCTGATTCAACTGGCCTGTAATTGGTCTAGCTGATTGCACTGGCCTGTAATTGGTCTAGCTGATTGCACTGGCCTGTAATTGGTCTAGCTGATTCAACTGGCCTGTAATTGGTCTAGCTTATTCAACTGGTCTGTAATTGGTCTAGCTGATTCAACTGGCTTGTAATTGGTCTAGCTGATTCAACTGGCCTGTAATTGGTCTAGCTGATTGCACTGGCCTGTAATTGGTCTAGCTGATTGCACTGGCCTGTAATTGGTCTAGCAGCTCTAGCTGATTGCACTGGCCTGTAATTGGTCTAGCTGATTCAATTGGTCTGGAATTGGTCTAGCTGATTCAACTGGCCTGTAATTGGTCTAGCTGATTCAACTGGCCTGTAATTGGTCTAGCTGATTGCACTGGCCTGTAATTGGTCTAGCTGATTGCACTGGCCTGTAATTGGTCTAGCAGCTCTAGCTGATTGCACTGGCCTGTAATTGGTCTAGCTGATTCAATTGGTCTGTAATTGGTCTAGCTGATTCAACTGGCCTGTAATTGGTCTAGCTGATTCAACTGGCCTGTAATTGGTCTAGCTGATTGCACTGGCCTGTTTTGGTCTAGCTGATTGCACTAGCATGTAATTGGTCTAGCTGATTGCACTGGCCTGTAATTGGTCTAGCTGATTGCACTGGCCTGTAATTGGTCTAGCTGATTGCACTGGCCTGTAATTGGCTAAATCAGGTGCAGGTTTTTCAAATGGTTTTTTAAAGCATGTTTTTTCCATCGAAACCGCTGTAGTTCATGTCTGACATGACAAGCATTCAAGAATCTCTCTGGGAACATCTGAGACCTAATTGTAAAGTAGCAGAGCTTGAATCCTACTTGCTGATCACTAGAAGTAGTTTGCGAAGCAGTGGAATTGTCAGGCTTCAAGCATACGTTTGGTTTGCACATCCTGCTATAACATATCTAGctgttttttttatgaaatgcaATCATATAATAACCAACCTTTTGTCGATAGGGATGAACGGGGCGGGTCCAGCAAATAGAAAGGCTGTAGCAAGAATAGCAAATCCCAAAGCTGTCATTCCAAGTCCATCCAGATATTTCTGTAAATCACTGTTGTGGTTAACATAAGATACATACAGCTCTAAGTTACAgtatattttacattatattatgCAGTATTTTAGgtatattttagtttgttttattatgttttcACTGTGAATTAATTAATTTACAAATGATTCTATTTTACGATTGAAATGGTTGCTGTTTTAACGCAATAGAAAGACTCGAATAAAATTGTTGTTTTCTCAAGCTTTTGTAAATGTAGttaaaaagtaattttcatGAGGACGTTTCTTTGGTTAACACGAGTGGGAAAATTtctttggaaaaataaaatcgcCGTAGTTCTAcacatttttcaaaattttaaaatcgaGCAAGCTTGGAAGCGTGAAAGTGTTTGAActatttgagagaaaataagaATCCATGCTGGCAGCAAAATAACTTCCTCATggactttatttttatttttctgagCTTTCGATAAACTTCATGTATTGGCTATTAGAAATCAACAAAATCATACATTTATTGGCTCACTTTGAGTCTCAAACTTTGGAAAAACTGgaacataaaatttaattattttactattttagcCTTGACCTGTCCTTCACTTCCTGTTAACTAATATGAGCATCGCAACAACGCCTGTCAGTTTAAAATACACTTCAAATGgcaaatacaaaaattaaatgaCATTTCAACAATATTTGTAATCATACAAAACTAAATATGGTCAGTGTaattaaaatattgttgaaattctaaaacataatattaaaacaacaaaaccaAGTTTTTATGGGAATCACAGTCCTTAAAATGGCCTTCAtaattatttacatattttgttaaTCTATCAATACTAAAGATTATAGGTTATAAAATACACCAGGTGTGGCAGAGAATCTAATGAGCACAAAGTTGATGTCCTATAGGGATCGGTGAGAAGTTTTTTGGAGTTTTGTAATGGAGTTTTTTGTAGATAAGAAAACTCCTTTAAGAGATTTCTGTATAGTATTGAAAATCTTATTACTTAAATCAGATAATTTGCTATACACAAGATATGTAAATACTCTCAACTACTGCTATAACTAGCAATAGCTATAACGCGTAATAACTAAAAATGTCATGTAACCAGCTGGTCTAGAACTTTTAAAAGAGCGAATGAACTACTTGTCATAAATACATTAACCATTGACTGCTGTGTAACATTGCgataccaagtctttgtaaaacAGTTCTGAGAATTGCAAGCTGGTCTCCTTACCAGTTTGTCCATAATTTTTCCAGCAATCGGTGTCATGATAACAAACGCTGTTGGAATCAACAGGAATATGAGAGAGGTTTTGCTTTTAGGCAAGTCGTACTGCAAAACAGAATAGAAggtacagtggtgtgcataaacttggaatcaccagttaaatcttcaaatatgtatgtttatatgctgttgtctaagaaattctttggagttaagtgcctcaaccccatcaatatatatatcatttgaaagggaaaattctgaagaacaagatgatgcTAAATATTCAAgaatattctcagatttttatcgctgggggtggatctaccgaaaggcagacttattgcaggctatgaatgttgttagtgaaaattgataaaataggatacaaacaaactcttttatacaaattggtggccctgaaaagggccgttgggttattgttggtcttcagaaggactggtaaggtgtcttgagctgagcattagtattttattggccagcccttgttcttgatcaccatctgacaccgtcgaggcatgctgtttaccaactttctgagctcttcagGAGTGATGATGTGATGCCAAGCATGAATAATCTTCTCTATGAGCTCCCGTTTTGTCTTTGGTTTATCTTTGCTAACTATCACACCAATACGCTGCCAAACATTTTCAATGGGATTCAGGTCAGGGCTTTGTGCTGGCCAGTCTATTACCCTCACATTACTTCTGGTCATCCACTCCTTGACTCTCTTGGCAGGGTGCATTGTCATCCTGGTAGTACCAGGGTTGGTCGTTGCTGGTGAACAGGCTCCTAGCACTTGGAAGCATGACATCTTCCATGGTCTTGATGTATTTGTCTCCATTCATCATGCCTTCACAAATGGAGAGTCTTCCCACACCAAAAGCTGTCATGCAACCCCATACCATGACTCCAGTAGGGTGCTTGATGGTTGGTAGCGTACAAGCCGGGCTGTACTCCTCTCCAGGTCGTCTCCTCACATAACAATTTCCAGAGTGGTTTtggatggtaaatgttgactCATCACTGAACAAGACCCTTTGCCATTGGGCTGTTGTCCAGAACCGTTTATCTTTAGCCCACTCTAGACGACGCTTTCGCTTTTTCTCAGAAACTAAGGGCTTGCGCCTTGCCTTGCAGCCTTTCAAACCATTTGCAAGCAGTCTTCTTCGCACTGTACTGGGGTgaatctcaatatctctgttgtCCTTGATCTCCTTACAAAGTTGAGTACTGTTCAGTTGTCTGTCTGCGAGGGATCTTCGTACCAGGTACCGATCTTCACGGATAGTCGTCTTCTTGGGTCGTCCAGCAGAGTAGGTGGGTTTAAGACTGCCATTGGAGGTCCAAGTCTTGATTGCTGTGTAGACTGCCTTCTGAGAACAACCAACTTCCGCAGCTATCTGTCTTTGGGTCTTTTGCTGTTTGTGAAGGTGCAGAATGATGGCTCTTCTCTCTGTAGATAACACTTTAGGCATGGTAAAGTTCAAAGTCAAACTGAGTTCAAAGTTAAACTGAGAATGAATAAGACTTCAAGTGTCCTGCTTTAAATATGCAACAGTCAGCAAATTGCATAACTGAAATGCCATCATGATGGGATTTAGGATATTTCCCTTTCTTTGAAATTTGACAAGCAGTAAACTTTCTCAGGTGGGAAGGTTTGTGCTAACCTGTTATAACCAGATTACGTACAAGACCAGATAAAATTGCTAATCTGTTTAATAGGattaatataaatcactcagaaatgattgtgttcacatcttctgctgatcagattgatatataatatctggcatggcatcataattggcgggaaaatagaaagcaaatggaagatccattcgatatagagtgaacaaaacaatgtgattccaagtttatgcacaccactgtatgtTAATATTGCTATAAAGAGGAGGAGTTCAGGTAAAATTATATAGTGGCCAAAGACAGAACACCAAACTAAAGTTTATCCCAAAGTGTTACCGTTCAACAAACCATATGAATCAAGAAAAGACTTGTATCTACCAATACTGGGAGTCATCCTATCAATTAATGATGGTGGTAATGTGGTCAAATTATATTGTGAAAACAACTGCAAGTTGAATCTAATAAATAGTAAGTATAAGTTAAGTATATGTCTATGTTTGAGCTGCTTCCCTTGTCAGAAAACGGATCATGACAACTAATAAAGTCACTGCCCAAATATGAATGCcgtattttttttaattattcacgTTAATAATTTGTTTCCTTGTATAACAAGTCAAATATTGGTAGTGTATGTAATAGTACTAATTATGTTACAAACATctctagtattctgtattatttcTTCTTTTTATCTTTTGTCTTTTCCCATTTAGTCGCCACCACAAATAGTATATCCTGGTACAAAACATAATGTGACCATTTGCTCATAGGATTTGGCACAGGAGCGACTATGGCTGGGTGCCCTACTTAACACCAACAATGGTCCTTCTGTGATTTGAACCACCGATCTACTGATTGTATACCAGCGCACTAACCACTAAACCATGAGTGCTCCGTATTATTTATTGATGTTGTTTTGTCAAATACCTATTAGTAAAGAAATGGGAACTTATATTTTGTGATTGAGCGTCAGACATGTTGAAAATCTGACGTGAGATCTCACATATTCCTGTTCTAGCACTTCTACTCTGACGATTCAAACTACCTTTAGTCGTCCGCAACAAGCATCAAGTTTTGATATTTTATGATTTGGTTGTAAACAGTTTATCTAAGATAAAATGTGTGATGAGACGTACAGTTTTTCTGAGTTCAGGCTCTAGAATTGGGTCAAAAGCGTGCCAGGCTGCCGCTGAAAACATCGTCACCAGCAGGCCGAGGATCATCCTTCTGTCACAAATGATTCTTGCATAGAGATGACTTCTCTGTAGTTGTGCTGGGCTGCTGACAGCCTGCAAGAGAATGATATCTTTAAAAGGGCAGTAGTATACTTGCTACTATACTAGCTACCATACTAATATACTACTAGCTCCTATACTAGtatactactagctactatACTAGTATACTACTAGCTTCTATACTAGtatactactagctactatACTAGTATACTATTAGCTACTGTACTAGTATACTACTAGCTTCTATACTAGTAACCTACTAGCTACTATACTAGTATACTACTAGCTACCATACTAGtatactactagctactatACTAGTATACTACTAACTCCTGTACTAGTATACTACTAGCTCCTGTACTAGTATACTACTAGCTCCTATACTAGTATACTACTAGCTCCTATACTAGTATCCTACTAGCTCCTATACTAGTATACTACTAGCTACCATACTAGtatactactagctactatACTAGTATACTACTAGCTCCTGTACTAGTATACTACTAGCTCCTATACCGGTATACTACTAGCTCCTGTACTAGTATACTACTAGCTCCTATACTAGTATACTACTAGCTCCTATACTAGtatactactagctactatactagtatactactagctactatactaatatactactaactactatacTAATATACTATTAGCTACTGTACTAGtatactactagctactagtaAAGGGTGTATAAAGAAGAGAAGAACAAGAAGTATGAATGTTTAGTCACTCAAAATGTGCTAAAATAAGTTTGCAGCAGAAGTCAATTATTTAATTTACTTCTACTTGATAATTCATGagttgaaataaacaagtttgGTTTATCTTGAGTGTCACGGAATGGAAATAAGCCTTTGAAGTTTTAACTTTAGTCATCTGTGGCCATCAAAACTTTTAGCTATTTTATAAATGCCTCATCTTGTAGActtaacatgtttttaattggtTCCGTGGGTTCCATGACAAGTTTACTGTGGCCAGAAATATTGAAGTCTGGTTTTGTTAGAAGTCTAATAAAGACATGTTTTGGTATTAACAGTGTTTATACCCTTGTAACTAAGGCTGAATGTTGTAATAAGATGCATTGGACTAAATACTTCACTAGCATGCACATATTTGGGTACATAGCATACATATATTGGCGTATGTTGTCAAATTTGTACACTTATTGTGGCATACTGTTTGCATTTCATATTCATGCTGTGTGCATATCATGTACATATTGCGTGCATATTGTGGGTATATCGTGTGCATATTGTGTGCATATTGTGTGCATAATCTGTACCAAGCCTATTATTGTTACCTACCTCAGAGACATCCATACATTTGTGATCTCTTGGTTGCATTGATTTCTTGGAATCTAAAATAGTCAGAACCACCATGGCAGGGCCCAAGATTGTAAATATGTAACACaaataaaaaacttctttcTGTCCATAAAAAAAGTTGGTTCATAAATTTGGTAATTTCTGGGTCCCATCAGATATCACGGACTGGGTTGATTACTTCATACAGCAAGAGATGTGATCACACAAGAGATCACAAGATACGTTGTCTTATGCGAGTCGATTAGTTCATACTCTCATCTACTGCTATAAAGTTTCTGGGGGAG
This region includes:
- the LOC137405993 gene encoding MFS-type transporter SLC18B1-like, producing the protein MCLFGCISFIPHNASVYYLLAGFTLRGLLGVGASAVFVSAQTYITYTFPQSSVFMLSLLGAVGGLGSISGPAIGGGLYALSGFWLIFVTVGLATLSFGILMVFLLPSYDSKKSMQPRDHKCMDVSEAVSSPAQLQRSHLYARIICDRRMILGLLVTMFSAAAWHAFDPILEPELRKTYDLPKSKTSLIFLLIPTAFVIMTPIAGKIMDKLKYLDGLGMTALGFAILATAFLFAGPAPFIPIDKRLWLLLVCLTVSGLANSWIFVPPQEMTFNIKRLNLSSDEEKIAAKGFMSGCWNACYASGVCLGMVMSGSIQEVTNWSWAMMFYFVGSVGFIIIILLVKITELKSWQNLFN